The genome window CGCGGGTCGTAGTTCTTGTAGACGCGGTGGCCAAAGCCCATCAGGCGCACGCCCGAGTTCTTGTCCTTGACCTTCTCCATGAACTCGCCAACCTTGGCGATGCCGCCATTGGCTTGCAGCTCTTCCAGCATTTGCAGGCAAGCTTCGTTGGCGCCGCCGTGAGCCGGGCCCCACAGGCAAGCCACGCCAGCCGAGATAGCGGCAAACGGGTTGGTGCCCGACGAACCGCACAGACGCACGGTCGAGGTCGACGCGTTTTGCTCGTGATCGGCGTGCAGGATGAAGATGCGGTCCAGTGCGCGTTCAACGACTTCGTTGACCTTGTAGTCTTCGCACGGCGTGGCGAACATCATGCGCAGGAAGTTGCCCGTGTAGGACAGGTCATTCTGCGGGTAGATGAACGGTTGGCCTTGCGAGTACTTGTACGCCATCGCGACCAGCGTCGGCATCTTGGCGATCAGACGGATCGCCGAGATGTGACGGTGTTGCGGGTTCGTGATGTCGGTGGAGTCGTGATAGAACGCGGACAGCGCGCCCACCAGACCCGTCAGCACAGCCATCGGGTGCGCATCGCGGCGGAAGCCACGCAGGAAGAAGTGCAGTTGCTCGTTGACCATCGTGTGATGGGTCACTTGCGAGTCAAAGTCGGCCTTCTGTTCCTGGTTGGGCAGGTCGCCGTTCAGGATCAGGTAGCAGATGTCCATGAAGTCGCAATTGACGGCCAATTGCTCGATAGGGAAACCGCGGTACAGCAGTTCGCCCTTGTCGCCGTCGATGTACGTAATGGCCGATTCGCAAGCCGCCGTGGACATGAAGCCCGGGTCAAACGTAAACATGCCCGTCTGGCCATACAGCTTGCGGATGTCGATCACATCCGGACCGACCGTGCCCTTGTAGACAGGGAACTCAATGGGTGCGCTGCCATCCGAGAAGGATAGAGTGGCTTTTTTGTCAGACAGGTTCATGTTTTTTCCTCTCAATTAATCACAGTGCGCGCATCTGGCCAATAATGCCCCGAAGCCTGGGAGTATCCAGTTCACCTTCGAGTTCCTTGCGGGCCAGCAGCAGATCGAGAAGGTCGTTGTCTCCCATCTCGAACAGCTGGGTCAATGCGGCTACATCATCATCGGTAAGGTCCGCCTCGTAGGCATCCAGATACCGGGTGATGATCAAGTCGTTTTCGAGCAGACCGCGGCGCGCTCGCCAACGCAGACGCGCCCGCTCCAGTTCAGTTAGCCTGCTCATCGTTACACCATAAAGAAAGCCCCTGCGCTGCACCCGCTATGCGGGCTTACTGTCCCCCGGAAGGGCTTGGTTCCGAGGGACGCAGCGATAAAAAAAACTGATTAAAACTAGACCGTGCGACGGACCATCAGTTCCTTGATCTTGCCAATCGCCTTGGTCGGGTTCAGGCCCTTGGGACAGACGTCGACGCAATTCATGATGGTGTGGCAACGGAACAGACGGTACGGATCTTCCAGGTTGTCCAGACGCTCGCCAGTGGCTTCATCGCGGCTATCAGCGATGAAACGGTAGGCTTGCAGCAGGCCGGCCGGGCCGACGAACTTGTCCGGATTCCACCAGAACGACGGGCAGGAAGTGGAACAGCACGCGCACAGAATGCACTCGTACAGGCCATCCAGCTCTTCGCGCGCCTCGGGCGACTGCAGACGCTCGCGTTCGGGCGGCGGCGCGTCGTTGATGAGGTACGGACGGACGGAGTGGTACTGGTTGAAGAAGTGGGTCATGTCCACGATCAGGTCGCGGATGACGGGCAGACCCGGCAGCGGACGCAGAACGATGGGTTCCTTCAGTTCGCGCAGGTTCGTCGTGCAGGCCAGACCGTTCTTGCCGTTGATGTTCATGGCGTCCGAACCGCACACGCCTTCACGGCACGAGCGGCGCAGGGCCAGGCTGTCATCGACGTCGTTCTTGATGCGCACCAGCGCATCAAGCAACATCTTGTCGGTCGGCTGGAGTTCAACGTCCAGCTTCTGCATGTACGGGCGCTCGTCCTTGTCCGGATCGTAGCGGTAGATTTCGAACTTGACGATTCTCTTGGTGCTCATAATGGGCTCTATCCGGACTTAGAAGGTACGCGCCTTGGGCGGGAAGGACTCAACCGTCAAAGGCTTCATCTGCACAGGCTTGTAATCCAGGCGGCTGCCTTCGGAGTACCACAGCGTGTGCTTCAGCCAATTCTCGTCGTCACGCGTCGGGTGATCGTCCAGCGCGTGCGCGCCGCGGCTTTCCGTGCGGGCGGCGGCCGACTTGATCGTGGCGCGGGCCACTTCGGTCATGTTGGCCAATTCCAGCGCTTCGACGCGCGCGGTGTTGAACACCTTGGACTTGTCCTTGAAGTAGATGTGGTCGGCTTGCTTGGCGATATCTTCGATCTGCGTCACGCCTTCGTTCAGCAGTTCCAGCGTGCGGAACACGCCGCAGTGGCGCTGCATCGAGAAGCGGATGGCGTTGCCGATGTCTTGCGTCTTTTCGCCCGAGGTACGCGATTCCAGCTTGTTCACGCGGTCCAGCGAGAATTCGACGGCTGCCTTCGGCAGTTCCTGGTGCGCGCGCTGGCGCTCCGGATGCGAATTCACGATGTGGTTGCCGGTAGCGCGGCCAAACACAATCAAGTCCAACAGCGAGTTCGTGCCCAGACGGTTGGCGCCGTGCACCGACACCGCGGCGCATTCGCCGATGGCGTACAGACCGTTGACGACCTTGTTCTCGCCGTTTTCACGCGCCAGCACCTGGCCGTGGTAGTTGGCCGGAATACCGCCCATCTGGTAGTGAATCGTCGGAACGACCGGAATCGGTTCCTTGATCGGGTCCACGTTACCGAACTTGATGGCGATTTCGCGGATCGAGGGCAGACGCTTGTTGATGACGTCGGCGCCCAGGTGATCCAGCTTCAGCACAACGTAGCTGCCGTCCGGACCGCAACCGCGGCCTTCCTTGATTTCCTGGTCCATCGAGCGCGACACGAAGTCACGCGGAGCCAAGTCCTTCAGCGTGGGCGCATAGCGCTCCATGAAGCGTTCGCCATCCTTGTTCAGCAGGATGCCGCCTTCGCCACGCACACCTTCCGTGATCAGGACGCCAGCACCGGCCACGCCGGTCGGGTGGAATTGCCAGAATTCCATGTCCTGCAGCGGGATGCCAGCGCGGGCAGCCATGCCCAGGCCGTCGCCGGTGTTGATGAAGGCGTTGGTGGACGCAGCCCAGATACGGCCAGCGCCGCCGGTGGCCAGCACCGTCGTCTTGGCTTCCAGGATGTAGATTTCGCCCGTTTCCATTTCCAGGGCGGTCACGCCCACGACGTCGCCTGCTTCGTTACGCAGCAGATCCAGCGCCATCCATTCGACGAAGAACTGAGTGCGCGCGGCAACGTTGCGCTGGTACAGGGTGTGCAACAGCGCGTGGCCGGTACGGTCAGCAGCGGCACAGGCGCGCTGGACAGGCTTTTCACCGAAGTTGGCAGTGTGGCCGCCAAACGGACGCTGATAGATCGTGCCGTCAGGGTTGCGGTCAAACGGCATGCCGAAGTGTTCGAGCTCGTACACGGCGTTCGGCGCTTCACGGCACATGAATTCGATAGCGTCTTGGTCGCCCAGCCAATCCGACCCCTTGACGGTGTCGTACATGTGCCAGTACCAGTTGTCTTCGCTCATGTTGCCCAGGGAGGCGCTCACGCCGCCTTGCGCTGCAACGGTGTGCGAACGCGTGGGGAACACTTTGGACAACACCGCAACGGACAGGCCCGCTTGCGACAGTTGCAGCGAACAACGCATGCCGGCTCCGCCGGCGCCCACGACCACCACATCAAACTGGCGGCGCGGCAAGGATTTCAGGACAGAGACCACGGCTTAAATGCTCCAGAGGATTTGCGCGAAGTAAACGACCGAACCGACCAGCCAGAGGATCGTCAGCACTTGCAGCAGCAGGCGCAGGCCCACCGACTTGACGTAGTCCATCCAGATGTCGCGCACGCCAATCCAGGCGTGCCAGGCCAACGCAATGAATGCAAGGGTGGCCAGAATCTGGCCAACCGGAATGAAGCCCACGTAGAAATTGAACAGCTTGACCCAGTGTTCGTACGTGAAGGCAGGCATCGTCAGGATGCCGATGAGCAGCACCAGCGTATACACGGCCATGATG of Achromobacter seleniivolatilans contains these proteins:
- a CDS encoding succinate dehydrogenase iron-sulfur subunit, translating into MSTKRIVKFEIYRYDPDKDERPYMQKLDVELQPTDKMLLDALVRIKNDVDDSLALRRSCREGVCGSDAMNINGKNGLACTTNLRELKEPIVLRPLPGLPVIRDLIVDMTHFFNQYHSVRPYLINDAPPPERERLQSPEAREELDGLYECILCACCSTSCPSFWWNPDKFVGPAGLLQAYRFIADSRDEATGERLDNLEDPYRLFRCHTIMNCVDVCPKGLNPTKAIGKIKELMVRRTV
- the sdhD gene encoding succinate dehydrogenase, hydrophobic membrane anchor protein — encoded protein: MAAAKNFGPKRLVVGAHYGVMDFIVQRITAVIMAVYTLVLLIGILTMPAFTYEHWVKLFNFYVGFIPVGQILATLAFIALAWHAWIGVRDIWMDYVKSVGLRLLLQVLTILWLVGSVVYFAQILWSI
- a CDS encoding citrate synthase: MNLSDKKATLSFSDGSAPIEFPVYKGTVGPDVIDIRKLYGQTGMFTFDPGFMSTAACESAITYIDGDKGELLYRGFPIEQLAVNCDFMDICYLILNGDLPNQEQKADFDSQVTHHTMVNEQLHFFLRGFRRDAHPMAVLTGLVGALSAFYHDSTDITNPQHRHISAIRLIAKMPTLVAMAYKYSQGQPFIYPQNDLSYTGNFLRMMFATPCEDYKVNEVVERALDRIFILHADHEQNASTSTVRLCGSSGTNPFAAISAGVACLWGPAHGGANEACLQMLEELQANGGIAKVGEFMEKVKDKNSGVRLMGFGHRVYKNYDPRAKLMQETCKEVLSALGLENDPLFKLAMELERIALSDPYFVQRKLYPNVDFYSGIVQRAIGIPTSLFTAIFALARTVGWIAQWNEMLSDPDYKIGRPRQLFTGSVTRDVPPMDKR
- a CDS encoding succinate dehydrogenase assembly factor 2, whose protein sequence is MSRLTELERARLRWRARRGLLENDLIITRYLDAYEADLTDDDVAALTQLFEMGDNDLLDLLLARKELEGELDTPRLRGIIGQMRAL
- the sdhA gene encoding succinate dehydrogenase flavoprotein subunit; its protein translation is MVSVLKSLPRRQFDVVVVGAGGAGMRCSLQLSQAGLSVAVLSKVFPTRSHTVAAQGGVSASLGNMSEDNWYWHMYDTVKGSDWLGDQDAIEFMCREAPNAVYELEHFGMPFDRNPDGTIYQRPFGGHTANFGEKPVQRACAAADRTGHALLHTLYQRNVAARTQFFVEWMALDLLRNEAGDVVGVTALEMETGEIYILEAKTTVLATGGAGRIWAASTNAFINTGDGLGMAARAGIPLQDMEFWQFHPTGVAGAGVLITEGVRGEGGILLNKDGERFMERYAPTLKDLAPRDFVSRSMDQEIKEGRGCGPDGSYVVLKLDHLGADVINKRLPSIREIAIKFGNVDPIKEPIPVVPTIHYQMGGIPANYHGQVLARENGENKVVNGLYAIGECAAVSVHGANRLGTNSLLDLIVFGRATGNHIVNSHPERQRAHQELPKAAVEFSLDRVNKLESRTSGEKTQDIGNAIRFSMQRHCGVFRTLELLNEGVTQIEDIAKQADHIYFKDKSKVFNTARVEALELANMTEVARATIKSAAARTESRGAHALDDHPTRDDENWLKHTLWYSEGSRLDYKPVQMKPLTVESFPPKARTF